One Clostridia bacterium genomic window, ATCGTTGATTTCTCGAAACTCCAGGACGGCGCGTACACAGGGCAGTATAAGGGCGGACGTTGGTCCAATAGGGTTCGGGTCACGGTGGAATCGGGCAGGGTGACTGGAATCGATGTCGTGCAGGACATCACGTTCCACCAGCCCGAGGTGAGGCGACAGACCATCAACGCAATTGTCGAAGCTCAATCTCTCCAGGTGGACACCGTAAGCGGTGCGACCATCACCGCTAAGGCCTACCTCAAGGCGGTGGAGAATGCGCTGACCGCGGCGGAATAGCGACTAGCGATAGCCAGTAGCATCCCGGCTGCCAGCCGCTGCTGGTCGCTGGGACTGCTGGCCCCA contains:
- a CDS encoding FMN-binding protein, which produces MLKVVLWIVIGLVVLIGGMIVFGLVGLRSGKDLPIGIVDFSKLQDGAYTGQYKGGRWSNRVRVTVESGRVTGIDVVQDITFHQPEVRRQTINAIVEAQSLQVDTVSGATITAKAYLKAVENALTAAE